The DNA window AGGTCAGCGTGGACGGGCACCACTGGTCAAAGGGTGCCTATGTCCCCGAGTTTATGCAACGGACCTGGCCCCAGCAATATAGCGGGAAGCCAGCTCCAAGGCTCAGCCCCAACCTTTCCACCCCGCCCAACGGCTACATTTGGGACCGCGTGCGGCTTTCGGGTAAGTCGTACCGCACCTATTACTACCACACGACCGACCGGGCCAACACCGATTGGGCGGCCGCCCGCCGCGCCGGGGCCAGGGACTACCAGTACGTTGAGATCTTCATCGACGAATTCCACAAATTTGAACGGGAAGGCACCATGCCCTCGTTCATGGTGATGGCGCTCAGCGAAGACCACACTTCTGGGACAAGGCCCGGGGCGGCCACTCCCCAAGCCGCCGTGGCCAGCAATGACCTCGGCCTTGGCAAAATCGTGGAAGCCATCTCCAAAAGTTCCCTTTGGAAGGAGTTCGTAATCTTTGTCGTCGAAGACGATGCCCAAAACGGCCCCGACCACGTGGATGCGCACCGCACGGTGTGCCAAATCATTTCTCCTTACACAAGGGGGCGCGGGATCGACAGCACCCACTACACGACGACCTCCATCCTCCGGACGATCAGCCTGATCCTTGGAACCCAACCGATGACCCAGTTTGATGCGGCGGCAACCCCGTTCTATAACGCCTTCCGCAACCAATTGGATCTCACGCCGTACCTTGCGCGGACGCCCAAACAGGATCTCTCCGCCAAAAACCCGGAACGCGCCCCCAAAGGGCTCGTCGATACCATCGACTTCTCCGAGCCCGACCAAATGGATATCCGGCAAGAGCAGGCGCTCAACCGGGACATCTGGCAAGCCGTCAAAGGCGATGAGCCTTATCCAGGAACCACCCGGCGGTTTGGACAGCCCAAGAGAGTCGAAGATTCTGACGGCGACTGATTCGGATAGAATCCGGCAATGAAAAATTTGATCGCCATCTTCGCCCTGGTTGCCGTTGTTGCCCTGGTAGGATGCGCCCCGCCGGAACCGGAAGGCAAACTCGGAGAGGCGGCACCTGCCACCGGTGGGGAGTCCCCAGCGGGGAACCCGGCCGGATCGGCTGACAAGGGTTCCGCACCTGCGGGAGGTGGCGACACGGGCGTCCAAATCCATGGCGCCGGTGCCGGCGGGATGGCCCCGGTTACCGGAACTGAAAACCTTCAGGGCTCCGGTGGCGGCGGGGGCGGAGTCGGTCAAGCGGCAAAATCCCAGGCTCAAAAAGCCGCGGCCAGTGCATCTGGCGGGACAGCAACCCAAATGGGCGACGGCGAATAACTGCCTAGTCCAGGCTCAACTGTCCGCCTGATTCCGGCAGGGCGCCAAAGTCAGCCGCCCGGAGTTCCCTTTCGGAGAACTCGACCACCGCCGTCTCGTTGACTTCCTCTTTGACCGGAAGCCCGGCATCGGCCATCCGTCGGGCTTTGGGGATCACGTGGCGGTCCAACGACCCCCCAAACTTGTTGTAACTGACCCCGACGGCGTTGATCTTGCGGCCCAGGTCGTCGTAATAGCCTTTCATCGTGACCAAGGCATCGTAGAGGTCTTTGCCCCACTTTTGGATGTTTTGCGCCTCTTTGGCCAACTTTTCTTGCCGCCACCCATAGTTGACCGCCTTCAACAATGACAGGAGGGTGGATGGGGTCGCCACGACGACATTCAGGTTCATGACGTCTTCGATGAGCCCCGGACGCCCTTCGACCGCCATGCGGAAAGCCGATTCGCTAGCCATGAACATCACGACATAATCCGGCGCGGATTCCAATTTGGCGTAATCCTTCTTGTTCAGGCTTTTGGCGTATTCCATCACCTTGTTGGCAACCGCCATCGACAAAGCCTTCCGGCCGTCTTCATCAGCGGCTTCCATCGCTTCCAAATCTTGGATCGGCACCTTGGAGTCAATCACCATCGTGCGTCCGCCGGGCAGGAACACCTGCATATCGGGTCGTTGCACGCCGTCCGTCCCTGCAATCGACTCTTGGGCCACGTAATCAACCCGCTCCTGCATTCCGGCGAGTTCGACGATCCGCTTGAGCTGGACTTCCCCCCAGCGGCCGGCACTCCCAGCGCCCTGGAGGGCCGAAATCAATTTGCCCGTCCCGCTCGCCAATTGCTTGATCTGTTCGCCCAGCGAACTGGAATCCAGTTTGCGTTCCTGGTCCATTTTCTGATTGAACTCCTCAAGCCGCTTCAGTTCCTTTTGTACCGGCTGCAGCAGGTTCTCGATTTCCGCCCTCTTGGCTTTGCTGGCTTCCTCGTCGTGGTCGCGGTACCGCTTGATCAGTTCTTCGGTGCTTTTGCTCAAAGCCTCGCTGCTCAGCACTTTAAAGCTTTCTTTCAAGTTCGATTCCATCGACTTGATCTCTTTGATCTGCTTTTCAAAACTGAGTTCGCGCTCGTCCAATGTGGCCTTCAGCGTGTTGAGTTCAACGTCGCATTCGTGGTAGCGCTGGCGGAGTGCCTCGCGCTCTTCCACGGCTTGGTTTAACTCCAATTCAAGCTGGAGGATGCGGTCGCTGCGGCCAGAGGCTTCGGCTTCGGCTTTGGTGCGATCCGTCAAGAGACCCTCAACCCGTAAGCGCAGGGCCTCGGCTTCGGACCGCAGCACCCCATCCTTCCCGCGGAGCAAAAACCAAACCAAACCTGCCCCAACCAACACACCGCAAACGGCCGCAACCACGATTGCTATAGCATCCACATGTCTAGTATGACTGCAAGCCCACACTTGCAGTACTCGTAATTCTCCCAAGGGTAACCTCGCGCCATGCTCCACCCCCCGCTGAAGTCTCCCGGCGCCAAACTCCGCGACCTGTGGCAAAGCGGGATCGTGACCATGCCCGGGGCCTTTAGTGCCCTCACCGCTTTGGCGGCGTACAAGCAGGGGGCCCAGGCGGTCTACCTGAGCGGGGGGGCCATCACCAACAACGTCACCGGCCTGCCCGACATCGCCGTCATCACGCCCGAGGAAATGTCCGGCACCGCCGCCCGAGCCTGCCAAGTGGCGCCTGTTCCCATCATCTGTGACGCCGACACCGGTTTTGGCGACGTGTGGAACGTCGCCCGAACAGTCATCGAAATGGAAAGGGCCGGGCTTGCCGGCATCCACTTAGAAGACCAAGTCTCACCCAAAAGGTGCGGGCACCTGGATGGCAAAGACGTCATCGAGCGGTCGGCAATGGAATCGAAAATCCGGGCGGCCGTCGCCCACAAATCCGATCCGACATTCCTGATCGTCGCCCGGACCGATGCCCGCTCGGTCATGGGACTCCCCGAAGCCATTGAGCGGGCCAAAGCCTACGTGCAGGCCGGAGCCGATGCCATCTTTCCCGAGGGGTTGGCTTCCGAACAGGAATTCTCCGATTTCCGAAGCGCCTTGCCCGAGGTGCCGCTGCTGGCCAACATGACGGAATTCGGGAAAACACCATTGATCTCCTCCGCCCGGTTCAACGAACTCGGATACCAAATGGTGATTTTCCCCGTCACCGCCTTGCGCGTCATGCTCAAATCGGTCGAGGAATTCTATGCCGACTTATTGGCAACCGGCACTCAAGCCGGCTGGATCGACCGGATGCGGACCCGGCACGACCTATACGAAACCATCGACTACTCGACATTCAGCGCCCGCGACCTTGAGTTCAACAATCCCGGTTGACCGGGATCCTGCGAGAGGACCCGGCCCAATCTGAGCCTAGGTAAACTGCCCCCAAGAGAGGGCCGAGGCCCAATCCGGCCACGCCGGACACGCGAGATTCGAGACAATGAGCGAAAAAACGTATCCCGACTACAGCCCCGGACTGCAAGGTGTCATCGGCGGCATCACTTCCATTTCCAAAATCACGGTCGAAAAAAGCCAACTCGAATACCGCGGTTACAACGCGCACGACCTGGCAAGCAAAGGGTCGTTTGAAGAAACGGCTTTCCTGCTGATTAAGGGCCACTTGCCCACCCAGGCCGAGCTCGACGAATTCAACGCCACCCTGGATGCCGAGCGGGAAATCCCCAGCCAAGTGGTCGATGCCCTGCGGGCCTGTGCCCCCGGCACCCACCAGATGGATCTTCTCAAAGTGGCCTATAGCGCGCTCAGCGGCTACGACCCGGATTACAACCAAGAAGACCCCACCGACCACGAAGCCAACGTCCGCAAAGCGATCCGCATCGTCGCCAAGGCGCCAACCATCGTGACCGCTGCCTACCGGGTTGCCAACGGCAAAGAACCCATCGCACCGAAAAAGGGGCTCAAAACCGCTGCCAACTTCCTCTACATGCTCCACGGTGAGGAACAGGATGATTACACCGTGCTCGTCATGGATGCCTCCTTGACCCTGTATGCCGAGCACACGTACAACGCCAGCACCTTTGCCTGCCGCGTTTGCGTCGCCACCCTCAGCGACCTCTATAGCGGGATCGTCACCGGCATCGGCACGCTCAAGGGCCCCCTCCACGGAGGAGCCAATGAAGAGGCCATGCGCATGCTGATGGAAATCGGCACACCGGAAAATGCCGAACCCTGGCTGCGCGACGCCTTGGCCACCAAAAAGAAGATCATGGGATTTGGCCACCGCGAATACAAAGTCGGTGACGGCCGCGCCATCTACCTCACCGAAGTCGCCAAGGAAATCGGGCGGCGCAAAGGCAACACCAACTGGGGCGACATCGCCGACATCATGGAAAAGATCATGCGGGAAGAAAAGGGCATCTACCCCAACGTCGATTTCCCCGCTGCCTACGCCTATTACCTCCTCGGCATCCCCATCGACCTCTACACACCCATCTTCGTGATGGCCCGCGTCAGCGGGTGGTCTGCCCATGCCATCGAACAGCTGGACGACAACCGGCTCATCCGGCCCAGCTGCATCTATGAAGGTGCCAGCGACCTCGAATACCCGCCAATCGCAACCCGCGGCTAATCCCACATGAGGGCATCCTTGCGTTTTATCGTCAAAGCGCAAGGATGTCTGGATGAGCACAAAGCAACTGGCGGATTTCGTTGACAAACCCGCGTCGTGAACTCAGCCCTTCGGCGAACGTGGTGAAAAACGTGTCCACAAATTCTTTTTGCCATTTGGCATAGGCCGGGCACCGGTCGCTTGGTGGCAAGTCTGTACGGTGCGAGTGATAGCTCCAACTCCCGCAGCCACTCGCGCACAACTTTTCGACGTCAAAGTCGAACTCATAAAGCAACCGGCCGTTAAGCCGCTGGTGGGGCGTCAGGATGCTTTTGTAAGGGTTTTCCGGATACTCCTTCAACAAGCGCTGGGGCCAGTTTCCGTGACCCTGGCTGGATCGCCAAGGGCGGTTGAGCACCAGGGCATCCAACCCTCCCTCCACCGCTTTGAACTCGGCATTTCCCATGTTGTTCAAAAGCCACCTGGCCAAGCCCCGGTGCCGGCTGAAGAGCGGGGCGACGATCCGAGTGACGTTGTTTCCTTCGAACCACCTCGTCGCCTTTTCAAATATCGACTGGGCAAATTTGAGCGAATAGATCGGCCGACCCCAGATGTAATGCGTGAACATCAGTGTGCAACCCGAACCCGCATTCAACTTTTTCAATTCGTTGTCGCGAACCGTTGAGACCATCTCAGCAGAATAAAAGGCTTGCGAATTCCCAGATGAAAGCATCCGATCGGCAAATAACGGGGACATGAGGTTGGCTGAAATGAACCCGGCCACTTTGTCATTCACTTCCACAACCCGGACATATTGGCTGTGGCTGCTAGCACGCTTCGACCCGACATAAGCTTCCAGCAGTCCCCGGGTGGCATCGGCGATGCTCCGACGATCCTACATCACACACAGAATGGCACCCAATGGTTCGATATCCTGAACTTGGAGTGACCTATATTTCACATAACTGACCTTACCTCTCAGAGTCGTTTTGATTTTCCGGAATATCCGGACACAAAATTTTGCCGGCATCCCCAGAATAACAGATGGATGCAGAGCATCCTCCCAAGAAAATGAAACATACACTCGTCATTGCAATGCTCGTTTCCTCGGCTTGGGCCTACGCCGCAAGTCTGGACGTGTTGGTGTATCCGTACAACGACGGCGGGAACTTTAAGGTGGAACTCTTTGAGCGGGGAGCTGCAACCCCAACCAAAGTGGCAAATATCTTCACCACAAATTACTTCCTGTTCACGTGGAGGGACATCCCAGAAAAATATGGACCGTGGTGGTTCCAAAAGCGGGCCTATTTCGTCCGCCTGACCAAGGCCGGGAAATCCAACCAGACCAAAGCGTTTGTGTTTGACAGTAGCTCGGCCAAAATCGACCTGCGATGGAACCACCCGAATCTGCAGCCGTCGTGGTGGAACCTCTCGTTCGTGGAGTAGATTGCCTGAGGCGCCTCTCCAATCGGAGGGGCGCCCTCCACTATGCTGAGAATCGGTCTCACCGGGGATGTAGATCCCCGCTCCAGGTAAATTAGCGGTTCCGCGACCCGCCGCGCACCATGTCCAAACCCAAGGCCCTGCTCATCACCCACCCCGCGCGCCTCGGGGACACCATCCTCAGCATCCCCCTCCACCGGACGCTTGCCGCCAATTACGAACTCCACAGCAACGCCGGCGAACCATACCGATTCCTTTTCGACGAGCTCAAAGGCCAGGTCGCTTTCACCGACCCGCAAGCCCCCAAAACCCTGGGCGAAATCATCAAAAAAGCCCGGGAACTCCGCGCCGAAGGGTTCCAAACCTGTTTCATCCTTCGGCCCTCGTTCCGCTCGGCCTTGCTGTGCAAACTCGCCAAAATTCCCCAACGGGTCGGGGAATGCACCGAAGGCCGCGGGTTCTTGCTCACCCACAAACTTCCCTATTCACCCGACTTGGCCGAATTTGAGCGCATGGACAAGTTCGCCCAATTGGTTGGCCTCAGCACCGATAAAACCGCCCATCTCCCAGCATCGCCCGAATCGCTGACCAAGGCCACGGCGGCTCTCCAAGGGGCCACCGTCGGCATCGTCCCCGGAGGCACGTGGCCCCAAAAACTCATCCCGACCGAAACCCTGCGTCAAACAATCCACCATTTGGTTGCCCAAGGTCACAAGGTCGCCATGCTTGGCGGCCCCGGCGACGAAATCTATTGCAAGCCATTGAAGAAGGAGCCTCTTGTGGATCTTGTGGCCAAATTCAAACTCTCCGAGATGGCCGGGATCCTTAAATCGATCAAACTCCTCATCACCCCCGATGGCGGCCTCAGCCACTTCAGCGTGGCTTGCGGCACCCCGGCCCTGATCGCCTTTGGGCCAACCCCGCACAAGCGGTGGGGGTACCACATCGAACCCCACAAAACCATCGTCGCCCCCGGCAGCAACATGGAGCGGCTCACCTGGGCCGAATTCCAACCCCACGTCGAAGAAATGCTGGCCAAACTATAGAAATTGGGTCTTCAGGATCGCCGGTCGCCGCCCCGGCCTTTACTCCCGGCCCATCACCGAATCCACCCGGCGCCAAATCCCCCGCGGATTCCCGTCCCGTAACTCCTCTGGCAAAATATCCGGCGGGGCCCCTTGCCAGCACACTGGCCGCGCCCACCGAAGGATCGCCGCCCGGCCCACACTCGTGAACCGCGGGTCTGTCGTCGCCGGGTATGGCCCGCCATGGTGCATCGCATCGCCCACTTCAACCCCCGTCGGATACCCGTTGAAGACCACTCGGCCAACCCGATCCACCAATTGGTTGTGAATCCTTCCCGCCAGTTCCTCGTCCAATGCAGCCATCAGAATCGATCCCGTCAGTTGGCCTTCCAGAGCCGCGGCAACTTGCACCATCTCCTCTGGCGACTGACACTTGACCACCAAAGCCGATGGCCCAAAAACCTCCTCATGGAGCCCCCGGTCAGCAATGAATTCTTCCGCCGAAGTCTCAAAAACAACGCCAACGGCCAAACCCGGCACGGTTTCGCCCATCCCGGCAATCCCAACGCCGCTATGCCGGGCCCGGTCCGCAACCCCCTGCGCATAACTATCGCAAATCTGTGGATTCAACATCACACCGGGATCGGCAGACCGGATGCGCGCGGCCACAGATTCCACCAGGTGGTCAAATTGACTGCCGGCCAGGCCAACCAAGATCCCCGGATTCGTGCAAAACTGGCCCACACCCATCAGCAACGACGCCGAAAAGCCAGAAGCCACCCCCTCCAAATCCGACTCCAGGGCCCCCGGAAGGGCAAAAACCGGGTTAACGCTCCCCATCTCGGCAAAAACCGGAACCGGTTCTGCCCGCGCGGCCGCCAAGGCGAACAACGACCGGCCGGCTCGATGGCTCCCTGT is part of the Armatimonadota bacterium genome and encodes:
- the rmuC gene encoding DNA recombination protein RmuC: MDAIAIVVAAVCGVLVGAGLVWFLLRGKDGVLRSEAEALRLRVEGLLTDRTKAEAEASGRSDRILQLELELNQAVEEREALRQRYHECDVELNTLKATLDERELSFEKQIKEIKSMESNLKESFKVLSSEALSKSTEELIKRYRDHDEEASKAKRAEIENLLQPVQKELKRLEEFNQKMDQERKLDSSSLGEQIKQLASGTGKLISALQGAGSAGRWGEVQLKRIVELAGMQERVDYVAQESIAGTDGVQRPDMQVFLPGGRTMVIDSKVPIQDLEAMEAADEDGRKALSMAVANKVMEYAKSLNKKDYAKLESAPDYVVMFMASESAFRMAVEGRPGLIEDVMNLNVVVATPSTLLSLLKAVNYGWRQEKLAKEAQNIQKWGKDLYDALVTMKGYYDDLGRKINAVGVSYNKFGGSLDRHVIPKARRMADAGLPVKEEVNETAVVEFSERELRAADFGALPESGGQLSLD
- the prpB gene encoding methylisocitrate lyase — encoded protein: MLHPPLKSPGAKLRDLWQSGIVTMPGAFSALTALAAYKQGAQAVYLSGGAITNNVTGLPDIAVITPEEMSGTAARACQVAPVPIICDADTGFGDVWNVARTVIEMERAGLAGIHLEDQVSPKRCGHLDGKDVIERSAMESKIRAAVAHKSDPTFLIVARTDARSVMGLPEAIERAKAYVQAGADAIFPEGLASEQEFSDFRSALPEVPLLANMTEFGKTPLISSARFNELGYQMVIFPVTALRVMLKSVEEFYADLLATGTQAGWIDRMRTRHDLYETIDYSTFSARDLEFNNPG
- a CDS encoding citrate synthase (catalyzes the formation of citrate from acetyl-CoA and oxaloacetate) translates to MSEKTYPDYSPGLQGVIGGITSISKITVEKSQLEYRGYNAHDLASKGSFEETAFLLIKGHLPTQAELDEFNATLDAEREIPSQVVDALRACAPGTHQMDLLKVAYSALSGYDPDYNQEDPTDHEANVRKAIRIVAKAPTIVTAAYRVANGKEPIAPKKGLKTAANFLYMLHGEEQDDYTVLVMDASLTLYAEHTYNASTFACRVCVATLSDLYSGIVTGIGTLKGPLHGGANEEAMRMLMEIGTPENAEPWLRDALATKKKIMGFGHREYKVGDGRAIYLTEVAKEIGRRKGNTNWGDIADIMEKIMREEKGIYPNVDFPAAYAYYLLGIPIDLYTPIFVMARVSGWSAHAIEQLDDNRLIRPSCIYEGASDLEYPPIATRG
- a CDS encoding glycosyltransferase family 9 protein, with translation MSKPKALLITHPARLGDTILSIPLHRTLAANYELHSNAGEPYRFLFDELKGQVAFTDPQAPKTLGEIIKKARELRAEGFQTCFILRPSFRSALLCKLAKIPQRVGECTEGRGFLLTHKLPYSPDLAEFERMDKFAQLVGLSTDKTAHLPASPESLTKATAALQGATVGIVPGGTWPQKLIPTETLRQTIHHLVAQGHKVAMLGGPGDEIYCKPLKKEPLVDLVAKFKLSEMAGILKSIKLLITPDGGLSHFSVACGTPALIAFGPTPHKRWGYHIEPHKTIVAPGSNMERLTWAEFQPHVEEMLAKL
- a CDS encoding aldehyde dehydrogenase (NADP(+)), coding for MIAYLGSQLIGARTSRQGQDEIYGIDPATRKELQPGFCIATHDEVDAAVCRAVEAASKFGRLGGAARARFLRRIAEEIESLGEALIRRAMAETALPEARLVGERGRTCAQLRMFAEVAEEGSWVDARIDRAMPDRQPLPRPDLRRMLVPIGPVAVFGASNFPLAFSVAGGDTASALAAGCPVVVKAHPSHPGTSELVGRAIVKAAVGEGMPDGVFSMVHGLVEVGEWLVQHRGIRAVGFTGSHRAGRSLFALAAARAEPVPVFAEMGSVNPVFALPGALESDLEGVASGFSASLLMGVGQFCTNPGILVGLAGSQFDHLVESVAARIRSADPGVMLNPQICDSYAQGVADRARHSGVGIAGMGETVPGLAVGVVFETSAEEFIADRGLHEEVFGPSALVVKCQSPEEMVQVAAALEGQLTGSILMAALDEELAGRIHNQLVDRVGRVVFNGYPTGVEVGDAMHHGGPYPATTDPRFTSVGRAAILRWARPVCWQGAPPDILPEELRDGNPRGIWRRVDSVMGRE